Within the Leptospira stimsonii genome, the region CTCCATCCGTATCCGGAAGAAGAACGTTGTTTCCTTTGATGATCACGGTGATTTTCCGGGAAATGCTAAACGAATTGATGATTTCGATCTCCGCTTCGTAGAGTTGACCGAAGGCTTCCACTTTCAGAGTGACCTTGCGAGTCGCTTCGTCGATCGTGAAACTACCTTTGACCTCTCCGTTTTCCGCGGTTACGGCTCTAAAAACGGATTTTTGTGCGGTGTTATCTATATTAAAAATTTGTACTAAACTTCCCGAAATCGGCGAATCCGGACTTAATACCTGGATGTTTACGTTTACGGTTTTCGTAGTATCGAAAACGAAATCCACGGGCGCAGTTTCGTCGTTGATTACGATGCTGAACGGCTGTTCTCCGTCCGGAGCGGGGGAAGGATTCGGTTGTGTCGCGCTGAGGAGCCAAAGGAGATTCGGATCCTGAGAGTTCGTGCAGGCATTGAGACCCAAAAGGAGAAACCCCGTAAGAATCAAAATCGCTATTTTTGAAATACCTCTCATAAAACCCTCCGGCTTTCGCCTGAACGAGTCTTATTCTCGCATAGTTAAGGGGTTACAACAATAGAGCGAAGTGTTTATTTTGTTAAGCGAACAGGTATAAAACGACATGGAAATACGGACTCGTTAAATGACCAATTCCGGACTTTTATTCAATAAAAGAATGAATAAGAAATCGTATGCAAAATTCATTTTGTATCGTCGCGTTTTCGCACGACGACTTTGTCAACGAGTACTTGCTAGAAAACTTTCAAGAGACTTCGTCCGGAATGAATGGAAATCGCCCGAAGTGCCGAACTTACAATACTGGAGAATCTTTTCGGGAATCTCGCTGTATTTCGCTTCTTCGTTGTTGATTTTGATCATCATATCGGCTAAGTAGATCGGAAATACATAAGGTTGAAATTCTTCGTCGACGAGCAAGGCTCTGTGATGATATTCCATCGCTTTTGCATACACGTCCGGGAAGTTCCATTTTTCCGCGATCAGAGCTCCGACTTTTGTATGAGTGATCCCTAATGCGGCTTCTTCCATGGAAACCGCGGACGCGATCTCTTTCGAAGCGGAGATCTTTCCGATACTTTTCATCGTTCTTTCCTCCAGAGAAAGAAGGATGATCTCTCCTATGTCGTGTAACAAAGCCGCGGACATTAGATTGCTGATCGTGTCTTTCGGGAGCGTCATACGATTTGCGATGAGTTTACAATAAAAAGCGCACTGATTCGATTTGTCCCAGATCGTAAGGAACGCGGGGAACTTATCCTCGAGAATCTGTTTTGTTCCGAGAGAATAGAGGAGTTGATTGAGTTCTTTTAATCCGATGAGCTGAATCGCTCTGTCGAGAGATTCCACTTTATTTGCGCGTATAAACGCGGCGGAGTTTGCGAGTTTTAGAATATTCGCGGAAAGAGCCACGTCTTTTTTGATGACCTCGGCGATCTGACTGATCGAAGAATTCGGTCTCTCGATCATCGCCTGAATATCCTGGATCGATTTCGGAAACGTAGGGAGCCCGTCGATATTCTTTAGAATGTCCTGGGTTTTTTGGAGTTGTAGATTCTCCTTACTGATGTTGAGAGGAATGTCTATGATTACGCTTGTGTTGTTCCCTTGGCTTTCGATCTTGTAGGAGGACGCGGCGAGTCCGTCGTTCTTGAGCATCATCAGGGACATGATCAGACCGAGACCCGCGCCTTCGGTTTCGTCTCCCGCTTCGAGGAACGCTTCGGCGAGGTCGTTATATTTTTTCGCCTTTTCGATTCTCTGATTGATCCGTTCGACTTCGGTCGGACTGAGTTTTACGTTATTCATCACTCGAATCCGAATCATATCCTTGTTGTGAATAAAGGAGACAAGTACGACGAAGTTATTTTGAAGAAGAAGTTCTTCGTATTTTTCCTTGTTATCCAGATATTTTTTCTTAAAGCCTAAAATCTTTTGTTTGTAGATTTCCGGATTCTGGATATCGGCTTCGAGTTCTCTAAAGTAGATCCTTTTGATGTTCGCTTTAATGGAATTGGCGATCGTTTCTCTCAGGGCGGAGAAAACAGAATCCCGGACATAAATGATGTCGAGTTGAAGCAGATAACGATCCAACGTTCTGCTGATAACGGAATCCACGTTTTCCGTAAGATTGTGAAATTTATAGTGAATCGGAGCGTTCTCTTGTACCGGGTGATTGAGATCTTTGAGATTGCTGTAAAAGCCGAGATCTTGGTGGTGATGTAATTCTAATGCTTTAGTCTGGCTCATATTGTTTAATCCTTCCGGACGCGTTCTTTTCTTGTCAAGTCATCAAGAATTCTTCATTCGAATTCTTGGAAAAATATTTCCTAAATTTATTTCGCTTTTATTTCAATTATAAGTTTTCTTCGTTTTGCTTTTTTCGATTTATTCCGTCGGGTCCGAAATTCCTGGAAAAGCAAATTCTTATAATTCAGTTCCTTTTTCTCAAGTTTAATTCGACGGACATAAATCCCCTTTGACTACAAATTGAGATTGAATTCGAATCGTTCCGGTCCATGAGAATGAACGCCTAACGCAAAGGAACAAGATAGTTCTTTAAAAAGATCGATCCAATTCTTCCTTTCACACACAGATTGTTTCGTATTTCGAAAACAATCGTCTCGGTTTTGGCCTCCGAATTCCTTCAAACGAACGGTTTTATAAAAAAGGATCGTTGTGTTTTCTTACCCAAGCGAACGGAAACGATTCCGATTCCGATATGGCATATGTTAGAATCGAAGAAAAAGATGGATAAAAAGAATTGCTTTCCCTTTCCCCGATGATAGAATGAGGCCGCCCGATCGGGCATATTCCCTAAAGAATACGTTTGTAACTAGATAGATTAAGGAGCTGCTTCCGATGCCAACTTTACAGGAATCTCCGGTAAAAAAACCGAATTCTAACCCGACTCCATCCCTTCCAGCAGTGGACAAGGCTGAAATTGAACGTGTGTTTAAACTTCAGAAACAACATTTTCATAAGGTCATGAAGCTGACCAACGCGAACGAGCGAATTCAGCGTTTGAAAAAACTCAAAGCCGCGATTATCAAATATACTCCGGAAATCGAAAAAGCGGTGAACGCCGATTTTCGCAAGAACGAAAGAGAAGTCGACATTACTGAAATCATGCCTTCCATTTCGGAAATCAACGACGCGATTCATCACGTTCGTAAGTGGATGAAACCTTTGACCGTAAAAACTCCGATGACCCTATTCGGTGCGAAGAGTCAGATTCTCTACGAACCGCGCGGTGTCGTGTTGGTCATCGGACCCTGGAATTATCCGTTCTACCTTATCATCGCTCCTCTCGCGGCCGCGATCGCCGCGGGGAATACGGTTCTCATCAAACCATCCGAATTTACTCCGGCTACTTCGAATCTGGTTCAGAAGATCGTTTCGGAAGTTTTTCCTAAAGAGGAAGTGGCCGCGTTCGAAGGAGATTACCAGGTTTCCAGCGCGCTTATGGAACTTCCGTTGGATCATATCTTTTTTACGGGAAGCACTCACGTCGGAAAGATCGTGATGACTGCGGCGGCGAAACATCTGACTTCCGTTACTCTCGAGTTAGGCGGAAAGTCCCCCGCGATCATCGATCACAGCGCGGACATCAAGACTGCGGCTAAAAAATTGGTTTGGGGAAAGGTCTTGAACGCGGGACAAACCTGCGTGGCTCCCGATTATCTCCTCATTCCGAACGATCTCGTAAAACCGTTCGTAGAAGAAGCGAAAGCGGTCGTGAAAGAATTTTATACGAAAGACGGAAAGGCACTCAAAGACAATCTCGATTTTTGTAGAATCGTGAACGATCGGAACTTCAATCGAGTTTCCGGTTATATCCACGAGGCCGTCGAGAAGGGAGCGAAAATCGAAATGGGGGGCGACACGGACGCTTCTCAGAATTATATCGAGCCGACGATTTTGAGTAACATTCCAGAAAATGCGAATATTATGGAAGATGAAATTTTCGGACCGGTTCTCCCGTTGATTCCTTACACAGATTTGGACGACGCGATCCAGAAGATCAATTCCAAGCCGAAACCTCTCGCGCTCTATATCTTTGGTAAGAAGAATCGTTCGATCAAAAAGATTTTGAAAGAAACTTCTTCGGGTGGCGTTGCGGTTAACGACGTGATTCTTCACCTCGTGAATCCGAATCTTCCGTTCGGCGGTGTGAATCATTCCGGACACGGAAGTTATCACGGTTATTTCGGATTCAAAGCCTTTTCTCACGAACGTTCGGTCCTCCATCAATCTCCGCTCAGCTCGATCGGATTGATGTATCCACCTTACACTAATTTTGTGAAGAGGCTCGTCGCTTTTACGAAAAACTTTTTGATCTAAGAATTTAGAATCAAGTCTTCTCGTTAAAAAATCCCTTGGAATCAGGCTTCGGTCGGACCTCCAGGGGATTTTTTTTATTGGGAAATGCACAGCCGAAGTCCGCAAGATCTCTCGCGTTTGCCGGAACATCCTTCTATCAGTTTCTGTGAGATAGCTCGTTGGCCTCCACTTTGGAAGTCTGAATGAAACGTTGTTGCACACGGTTTCCAAGGCGACATGGAAAGAAAGAAACGAGTTCGATTTCTTCTTGCCATCTTGGAGATTTCTCAGATTCTTCTCCGGCACGTTGGGATAAAACGGATTCAATCTCTAAAAGCTTCGGCGATACGAATCTTGTCTCTCGATCGTCGCGGTATTTCTCTTCATCAGTTGGAAGATCATGAAACAAAGAATATTAAAAACACTTCTCGGGATTGTAGTCTTTTCCATTCTTCTTATCATCGGAGGGGCTTGGTATTTTTCCGGAGTTCTTCTTCATCCAAAACCACATCGTTGTATGAAAGACCATTATATCTTCTGCGGAGATCCTAAGACGGACTTGGGATTGGACTTCGAGAACATAGAATACGTCACATCCGATGGGATGAAGATCTCCGCTTGGTGGATTCCCGCTCCGAAAAAATCGGATAAGGTGATTCTATCGATTCACGGTCGTGGCGCTACGAGAAGAGAAGGGTTGCGTTATGTGAAATTATTTCACGATCAAGGGCTCAACGTAATACTTCCGGACTTGAGAGATTGTGGAGAAAGTCAAAAGTCTTTTAGTTCGATGGGCTTTCACGAAAGAAAAGACCTTAGCGCGACCCTCGAGTATGCAAAACAGAGAGGAATGAAGTCTTTTGGTATTCTCGGCTTTTCTATGGGTTCCTCGACTTCGATCCTTTTTATGGCGGAGAATCCGGAAATCAAGATCGGTATTTTCGACTCCGGGTTCGCAGACTTTGTCGACGTGATCACTTTCAACGCTAAAAAAGATTTCGGACTTCCTAAATATCCGCTTTTACCTTTGGTCGTATTTTTTTACGAATGGAGAGGCGATCTGGAAACCGACGAATTATCTCCCGAAAAAGTAATCGATAAGATTTCTCCGAGACCGGTTTTGATCTTTCACGGAGACGCAGATACAGGAGTTCCTTACGAACACGGACTTCGACTGGGGGAATCCGCGAAGGAACCCAAGGAATTCGTGGGAATCTCCGGAGGAGAACACACCAAACTCTGGCAAAAAGACCAAGGTTTAGTTTCTTCCAAGATTTTAAAGTTAATACAAAAATTATAATATACTATTTATCTAATATCCGGTCCGTTCGGACCGGATAGGGTCGAAAATTAAAGCGCCGCGTTCGCCGCTTCGATGGCCGCCGTATAATTCGGCTCGGAGCCGATTTCCGGAACGAGTTCCACATAACGTACGACGTCGTTCTTATCCACGACGAAGACCGCTCTTGCAGAAAGTCCTTTCAGAGGCCCTTCCGCGATATGTGTACCGTACGCCTTCGAAAAAGAAAAATCCCTATACTGAGATCCGGTCACGAGATTTGGAGAATCGATTCCCTCCGTGGAACAAAAACGTTTCATCGCGAACGGAAGATCTCCGGAGATGATCAGAGTGGAAATTCCGTTAAGATTCGCGGCTTTTTCATTGAATGCTTTTGTTTCAAGAGCACATACCGCAGTATCGAGACTCGGAACCGCCACCAGAATTTTTACTTTGCCTGCGTAGTCTTTTAAGCCGAATTCGGAAAGGTCCTGTTTGATCGCTTTAAACTCGGGTGCTTTATCTCCCGGCGCCGGAATTTTTCCTTCGAGCGGAACCGTATTTCCTTTGAGTGTGACTTGTGCCATTTTCGTTTTCCTAAGATTAAAATTTTGAGTATGCGCGAGATCCAATTCTTATCATAGAATCCGAACTTGAAAGCAAACTTTCCCTTTAGACGTTTGAATTCTCACTCGGAGAAGGAATTCCGTTTTTCGTTAGGTAAGAAGTTGTTTCCTACCGAAGGGAAGCGTTTCATTCCTTTCGATCGTATTTTCTTGGTTCGTTTAAAAAATTGCTTGCGTGACGATTGGAGAGGAAAGCAAGCTGGCAAAGAACTCATTTATGAATCTCGAACGCGTGAACAAAAAAGCAAATCTCAACACAGTCATGGTATGGCTCGTGCTCGTGGTGGTCGTCTGGCCACCGGGACCTCGCTTTACGCTGTAGAGATTTCTTTCAGGCGCAATCCTAAGAAAAGCCTCCTCCGGTGTAAAGCCGGGGGAGGCTTTTTTATTTTAAGGCGGTTCCTGAGTTGATGAGCGATACTTGAAAACATTTTTTATAAGGAAGAATACGGAATGGAAATCAGCGGTGCGGAATTGATCATTCGATTTTTAGAATACGCCGGCGTGGAAACCGTCACGGGAATACCCGGAGGAGCGAGTCTTCCCATCTATGACGCGTTACACGGAAGTAAAATTCGACATATTCTCGCCAAACACGAGCAAGGCGCCGGTTTTATCGCGGGCGGTATGGCTAGGGCCAGCGGGAAGCCTGCGGTTTGTCTTGCCTCATCGGGACCCGGTGTGACGAATCTAATCACCGCGGTAGCGGACGCGAAGATGGATTCCGTTCCTTTGATTGCGATCACCGGACAGGTTCCCGTTTCCCTGATCGGAACGGACGCTTTTCAGGAAATCGACACTCTGAGTCTTTCCATTCCGATCACCAAACGAAGCTATCTAGTAAAAAGGACGGAAGACCTTATCACAATTCTTCCGCAAGCTTGGATCACATCCACGGAGGGGCGGCCGGGACCGGTTTGGATCGACGTTCCGAAGGACGTCGCCTCCGGAAAAGTCGAATGGGATCGGGATAAAGAATCAAAGTATTGGAATATTCAAAAAAATGAAACAACTAAGAAATTGGATCCTTTCTGGATAGAACGATTCCGGGCGATGATCGCGGAATCCTCTAAACCGATTTTTTACATCGGCGGAGGTTTGAATCGTCCTTTGTCTGCCGAGTTGTTTCGTATTCTTCAAGAGCGACTGACGTTCCCCGTAGTTTCGACTTTGATGGGATTGGGAATCTGCGAGGATCAAAACCCGTTGTTCATAGGCATGTTAGGAATGCACGGGTCCAGAGCCTCGAACATGGCCTTGGAGGAAACGGATCTTTTGATCGCGCTCGGGGTTCGTTTTGACGATCGCGCTACAGGGAAATTAAGCGAGTTTTCTCCCAATGCAAAGATCATTCACGTGGACATAGACGCCACAGAAATCGGAAAAATGAAAAATCCGAATCTCTTTTTGAAACACGACGCGGAGGATTTTCTAAGACAAATATTGGAAGTGAAGTTACCGCAACGGACGGCTTCCTTGGAAGAATGGAAAGATCGGATCGCGACTCTAAAAGTATTGTACGGTCTTCCTTTTCCGGATGAAAAGAACGCGCTCCATCCGTTTTCCGTAATACGAAACGTTTCGGAAATTTTAAGAGATCAAGCGATCGTTACCACGGACGTAGGCCAACATCAGATGTGGGTCGCGCAATACTATTCCTTTCAAACGCAAGGAAGCCTTCTGACTTCCGGAGGATTGGGTACGATGGGATTCGGACTTCCGACTGCGATCGGAGCGTCCTTGGTTTCTCCCGGAAAAAGAGTCGTTTGTGTTTCAGGTGACGGATCTATTCTTATGAATATACAAGAATTGGATACTCTTCGGGAATTGAATTTGGACGTTACGATTCTTTTGATGAACAACGGACATCTCGGTCTTGTTAGGCAACAACAGGAACTATTTTTTTCGTCCCGATTTTCGGCTTCCCGGTTCGTAACTCCTACGAACTTTACAAAAATTGCATCTTCTT harbors:
- a CDS encoding HDOD domain-containing protein, producing the protein MSQTKALELHHHQDLGFYSNLKDLNHPVQENAPIHYKFHNLTENVDSVISRTLDRYLLQLDIIYVRDSVFSALRETIANSIKANIKRIYFRELEADIQNPEIYKQKILGFKKKYLDNKEKYEELLLQNNFVVLVSFIHNKDMIRIRVMNNVKLSPTEVERINQRIEKAKKYNDLAEAFLEAGDETEGAGLGLIMSLMMLKNDGLAASSYKIESQGNNTSVIIDIPLNISKENLQLQKTQDILKNIDGLPTFPKSIQDIQAMIERPNSSISQIAEVIKKDVALSANILKLANSAAFIRANKVESLDRAIQLIGLKELNQLLYSLGTKQILEDKFPAFLTIWDKSNQCAFYCKLIANRMTLPKDTISNLMSAALLHDIGEIILLSLEERTMKSIGKISASKEIASAVSMEEAALGITHTKVGALIAEKWNFPDVYAKAMEYHHRALLVDEEFQPYVFPIYLADMMIKINNEEAKYSEIPEKILQYCKFGTSGDFHSFRTKSLESFLASTR
- the ilvB gene encoding biosynthetic-type acetolactate synthase large subunit, which translates into the protein MEISGAELIIRFLEYAGVETVTGIPGGASLPIYDALHGSKIRHILAKHEQGAGFIAGGMARASGKPAVCLASSGPGVTNLITAVADAKMDSVPLIAITGQVPVSLIGTDAFQEIDTLSLSIPITKRSYLVKRTEDLITILPQAWITSTEGRPGPVWIDVPKDVASGKVEWDRDKESKYWNIQKNETTKKLDPFWIERFRAMIAESSKPIFYIGGGLNRPLSAELFRILQERLTFPVVSTLMGLGICEDQNPLFIGMLGMHGSRASNMALEETDLLIALGVRFDDRATGKLSEFSPNAKIIHVDIDATEIGKMKNPNLFLKHDAEDFLRQILEVKLPQRTASLEEWKDRIATLKVLYGLPFPDEKNALHPFSVIRNVSEILRDQAIVTTDVGQHQMWVAQYYSFQTQGSLLTSGGLGTMGFGLPTAIGASLVSPGKRVVCVSGDGSILMNIQELDTLRELNLDVTILLMNNGHLGLVRQQQELFFSSRFSASRFVTPTNFTKIASSFGIPSYELKEESSAYELLSEVFSKKGPSFVVLRVSPELHVLPMVPPGKANREMIH
- a CDS encoding aldehyde dehydrogenase family protein, giving the protein MPTLQESPVKKPNSNPTPSLPAVDKAEIERVFKLQKQHFHKVMKLTNANERIQRLKKLKAAIIKYTPEIEKAVNADFRKNEREVDITEIMPSISEINDAIHHVRKWMKPLTVKTPMTLFGAKSQILYEPRGVVLVIGPWNYPFYLIIAPLAAAIAAGNTVLIKPSEFTPATSNLVQKIVSEVFPKEEVAAFEGDYQVSSALMELPLDHIFFTGSTHVGKIVMTAAAKHLTSVTLELGGKSPAIIDHSADIKTAAKKLVWGKVLNAGQTCVAPDYLLIPNDLVKPFVEEAKAVVKEFYTKDGKALKDNLDFCRIVNDRNFNRVSGYIHEAVEKGAKIEMGGDTDASQNYIEPTILSNIPENANIMEDEIFGPVLPLIPYTDLDDAIQKINSKPKPLALYIFGKKNRSIKKILKETSSGGVAVNDVILHLVNPNLPFGGVNHSGHGSYHGYFGFKAFSHERSVLHQSPLSSIGLMYPPYTNFVKRLVAFTKNFLI
- a CDS encoding alpha/beta hydrolase, with product MKQRILKTLLGIVVFSILLIIGGAWYFSGVLLHPKPHRCMKDHYIFCGDPKTDLGLDFENIEYVTSDGMKISAWWIPAPKKSDKVILSIHGRGATRREGLRYVKLFHDQGLNVILPDLRDCGESQKSFSSMGFHERKDLSATLEYAKQRGMKSFGILGFSMGSSTSILFMAENPEIKIGIFDSGFADFVDVITFNAKKDFGLPKYPLLPLVVFFYEWRGDLETDELSPEKVIDKISPRPVLIFHGDADTGVPYEHGLRLGESAKEPKEFVGISGGEHTKLWQKDQGLVSSKILKLIQKL
- the tpx gene encoding thiol peroxidase; amino-acid sequence: MAQVTLKGNTVPLEGKIPAPGDKAPEFKAIKQDLSEFGLKDYAGKVKILVAVPSLDTAVCALETKAFNEKAANLNGISTLIISGDLPFAMKRFCSTEGIDSPNLVTGSQYRDFSFSKAYGTHIAEGPLKGLSARAVFVVDKNDVVRYVELVPEIGSEPNYTAAIEAANAAL